A region from the Geotrypetes seraphini chromosome 10, aGeoSer1.1, whole genome shotgun sequence genome encodes:
- the SH2D3C gene encoding SH2 domain-containing protein 3C isoform X1: MTERCSLWSALSAAACCFYRGSFMQVQFSKEKYILDSSPEKLHKELEEELKLSVSDLRSHAWYHGRIPREVSESLVQRNGDFLIRDSLTSLGDYVLTCRWKNEPLHFKINKVMVRTSESCSRIQYLFEQESFDNIPSLVRFYVGNRRAMSEHRGAIIYCPINRTFPLRYIEASYGLANGRHSGSHSPANHKGGHMKRRSITMTDGLTADKISRSDGCPNSVPSPYSRDMIRNCAVSVHQIQDLHSSMSPISENPDSPAYSTVTRLKPEEDAGGALTSSVMRRSSEPQLCPGNKNKSVIDPADIMHSIPCHKYSDTSPSPSLNNCSETDSGQYCQLRPASPSAQKRTTQDATNKQSLSKSYMENGTGCQEAETRQRTKAERDGGGFVVPTVETKSSFSPSGFKSLLITAENKPLEMTVLKRVKELLAEVDAKTIARHITKADCQVARILGVTKETQRLMGVSSGMELLTLPHGRQLRLDLLERFRTMSIMIAVDILGCTGSTEERASLLHKRIQLAAELKTTMGNMFSFAAVMNALEMAQIARLEQTWMGLRQRHTEGAVLYEKKLKPFLKSLNEGKDGPPLTNTTFPHILPLLILLEKDTVLPDGPEPWESVENGVEVVMAHLEAARMVAHHGGLYRTNAEMKLQGFQGQVELLEVFNTEFQMRLLWGSRGAESSQSERYEKFDKVLTALSQKLEPSVRSSEL, from the exons GTGTCAGAAAGTCTGGTCCAGAGGAATGGTGACTTCTTGATACGTGATTCACTCACCAGCCTAGGGGACTATGTGCTAACCTGCCGCTGGAAGAATGAACCGCTGCACTTCAAAATCAACAAGGTGATGGTGAGAACAAGTGAGAGCTGCAGCCGCATTCAGTACTTGTTTGAGCAGGAGAGCTTTGACAACATCCCTTCACTGGTGCGCTTCTATGTCGGGAACCGTAGGGCTATGTCTGAACATCGTGGTGCCATCATATACTGTCCTATCAACCGAACCTTCCCACTTCGCTACATAGAAGCTAGTTATGGACTAGCCAATGGGAGACACAGTGGGTCTCATAGCCCTGCCAATCACAAAGGTGGCCACATGAAGAGACGGAGCATCACCATGACAGATGGACTGACAGCTGACAAGATCAGTAGGAGTGATGGATGCCCAAATAG TGTGCCATCACCATATTCCCGTGATATGATTCGAAACTGTGCAGTAAGTGTGCATCAGATCCAGGATCTGCATTCTTCAATGTCACCCATCTCTGAGAACCCCGACTCTCCAGCCTATAGCACTG TTACAAGACTAAAACCGGAGGAGGATGCAGGAGGAGCCCTTACATCCTCAGTAATGAGGAGATCTAGTGAACCCCAGTTGTGTCCGGGGAATAAAAACAAATCTGTGATAGATCCAGCTGACATCATGCACTCCATACCTTGCCACAAATACTCTGACACTTCACCATCCCCATCGCTGAACAACTGCAGTGAGACAGACAGTGGACAATACTGCCAACTCCGTCCTGCCTCTCCCAGTGCCCAGAAGAGGACAACACAAGATGCCACCAACAAGCAATCTCTATCCAAGAGCTATATGGAGAATGGAACTGGGTGCCAGGAGGCTGAAACCAGGCAGAGGACAAAAGCTGAGAGAGATGGAGGAGGGTTTGTGGTACCAACTGTGGAAACAAAGTCATCTTTCAGTCCATCAGGATTCAAGTCACTGCTGATTACTGCAGAAAACAAACCTCTGGAGATGACTGTTTTGAAGAGAGTCAAGGAGTTGCTAGCAGAGGTGGATGCCAAGACCATAGCCAGACACATCACAAAAGCAGACTGCCAG GTTGCAAGGATATTGGGCGTCACCAAAGAGACGCAGAGGCTTATGGGTGTGAGTTCAGGCATGGAGCTGCTCACTCTCCCACATGGACGGCAGCTGCGCCTTGATTTGCTGGAGAG GTTCCGTACCATGTCAATAATGATAGCTGTGGATATTCTGGGCTGTACGGGGAGCACAGAGGAGAGAGCATCCCTCCTGCACAAGAGAATCCAGTTGGCTGCAGAGCTCAAAACTACCATGGGAAACATGTTCAGTTTTGCTGCTGTGATGAATGCACTGGAAATGGCTCAG ATCGCAAGGCTGGAGCAAACATGGATGGGGTTGCGGCAACGGCACACTGAAGGTGCTGTCCTCTACGAGAAGAAGTTAAAGCCTTTCCTGAAAAGTCTGAATGAAGGAAAAG ATGGTCCTCCACTCACGAACACCACATTCCCTCACATTCTGCCCTTACTTATTCTCCTGGAGAAGGACACAGTGCTTCCAGATGGCCCAGAACCCTGGGAAAGTGTTGAGAATGGCGTAGAGGTTGTTATGGCGCACCTGGAGGCTGCACGGATGGTGGCACATCATGGAGGGCTTTATCGCACCAATGCTGAAATGAAGctgcaag GTTTTCAGGGCCAAGTTGAGCTTCTGGAGGTGTTTAATACAGAATTTCAGATGCGGCTCCTCTGGGGCAGCAGAGGGGCTGAGAGCAGCCAGTCTGAACGCTATGAAAAATTTGATAAAGTGTTGACTGCACTATCACAGAAGCTTGAACCATCTGTCCGCTCCAGTGAGTTGTAA
- the SH2D3C gene encoding SH2 domain-containing protein 3C isoform X2, with the protein MVRTSESCSRIQYLFEQESFDNIPSLVRFYVGNRRAMSEHRGAIIYCPINRTFPLRYIEASYGLANGRHSGSHSPANHKGGHMKRRSITMTDGLTADKISRSDGCPNSVPSPYSRDMIRNCAVSVHQIQDLHSSMSPISENPDSPAYSTVTRLKPEEDAGGALTSSVMRRSSEPQLCPGNKNKSVIDPADIMHSIPCHKYSDTSPSPSLNNCSETDSGQYCQLRPASPSAQKRTTQDATNKQSLSKSYMENGTGCQEAETRQRTKAERDGGGFVVPTVETKSSFSPSGFKSLLITAENKPLEMTVLKRVKELLAEVDAKTIARHITKADCQVARILGVTKETQRLMGVSSGMELLTLPHGRQLRLDLLERFRTMSIMIAVDILGCTGSTEERASLLHKRIQLAAELKTTMGNMFSFAAVMNALEMAQIARLEQTWMGLRQRHTEGAVLYEKKLKPFLKSLNEGKDGPPLTNTTFPHILPLLILLEKDTVLPDGPEPWESVENGVEVVMAHLEAARMVAHHGGLYRTNAEMKLQGFQGQVELLEVFNTEFQMRLLWGSRGAESSQSERYEKFDKVLTALSQKLEPSVRSSEL; encoded by the exons ATGGTGAGAACAAGTGAGAGCTGCAGCCGCATTCAGTACTTGTTTGAGCAGGAGAGCTTTGACAACATCCCTTCACTGGTGCGCTTCTATGTCGGGAACCGTAGGGCTATGTCTGAACATCGTGGTGCCATCATATACTGTCCTATCAACCGAACCTTCCCACTTCGCTACATAGAAGCTAGTTATGGACTAGCCAATGGGAGACACAGTGGGTCTCATAGCCCTGCCAATCACAAAGGTGGCCACATGAAGAGACGGAGCATCACCATGACAGATGGACTGACAGCTGACAAGATCAGTAGGAGTGATGGATGCCCAAATAG TGTGCCATCACCATATTCCCGTGATATGATTCGAAACTGTGCAGTAAGTGTGCATCAGATCCAGGATCTGCATTCTTCAATGTCACCCATCTCTGAGAACCCCGACTCTCCAGCCTATAGCACTG TTACAAGACTAAAACCGGAGGAGGATGCAGGAGGAGCCCTTACATCCTCAGTAATGAGGAGATCTAGTGAACCCCAGTTGTGTCCGGGGAATAAAAACAAATCTGTGATAGATCCAGCTGACATCATGCACTCCATACCTTGCCACAAATACTCTGACACTTCACCATCCCCATCGCTGAACAACTGCAGTGAGACAGACAGTGGACAATACTGCCAACTCCGTCCTGCCTCTCCCAGTGCCCAGAAGAGGACAACACAAGATGCCACCAACAAGCAATCTCTATCCAAGAGCTATATGGAGAATGGAACTGGGTGCCAGGAGGCTGAAACCAGGCAGAGGACAAAAGCTGAGAGAGATGGAGGAGGGTTTGTGGTACCAACTGTGGAAACAAAGTCATCTTTCAGTCCATCAGGATTCAAGTCACTGCTGATTACTGCAGAAAACAAACCTCTGGAGATGACTGTTTTGAAGAGAGTCAAGGAGTTGCTAGCAGAGGTGGATGCCAAGACCATAGCCAGACACATCACAAAAGCAGACTGCCAG GTTGCAAGGATATTGGGCGTCACCAAAGAGACGCAGAGGCTTATGGGTGTGAGTTCAGGCATGGAGCTGCTCACTCTCCCACATGGACGGCAGCTGCGCCTTGATTTGCTGGAGAG GTTCCGTACCATGTCAATAATGATAGCTGTGGATATTCTGGGCTGTACGGGGAGCACAGAGGAGAGAGCATCCCTCCTGCACAAGAGAATCCAGTTGGCTGCAGAGCTCAAAACTACCATGGGAAACATGTTCAGTTTTGCTGCTGTGATGAATGCACTGGAAATGGCTCAG ATCGCAAGGCTGGAGCAAACATGGATGGGGTTGCGGCAACGGCACACTGAAGGTGCTGTCCTCTACGAGAAGAAGTTAAAGCCTTTCCTGAAAAGTCTGAATGAAGGAAAAG ATGGTCCTCCACTCACGAACACCACATTCCCTCACATTCTGCCCTTACTTATTCTCCTGGAGAAGGACACAGTGCTTCCAGATGGCCCAGAACCCTGGGAAAGTGTTGAGAATGGCGTAGAGGTTGTTATGGCGCACCTGGAGGCTGCACGGATGGTGGCACATCATGGAGGGCTTTATCGCACCAATGCTGAAATGAAGctgcaag GTTTTCAGGGCCAAGTTGAGCTTCTGGAGGTGTTTAATACAGAATTTCAGATGCGGCTCCTCTGGGGCAGCAGAGGGGCTGAGAGCAGCCAGTCTGAACGCTATGAAAAATTTGATAAAGTGTTGACTGCACTATCACAGAAGCTTGAACCATCTGTCCGCTCCAGTGAGTTGTAA